The genomic region GGCTATTGCTACATGTGCAAGGAGCGGCCCCGCCAGGTCCAGCCCCGGCCGCTGATGGTCTTGATCACCGAGACCGGGGCCATGGCGCCGATCAACAGCCCGCCCAGACCCGCCAACCACCACCAGTTGAGGGGAGTGCCGAAATGGCGACGACTCCAGAGCCGGATCGCCAATTGCAGCGCGATGGCCAGCAGAGCCGCCAGAGCCGGCAACCAGGACAGGGGTAGGGGCGATCGCCAGGCCAATAGAAGGGCTGGGGGCAGCAACAACCAGGGAACGGCGTAGAGCTGCACCACCACCGCACCAGCCGCCAAGGCCTTCGCCACATCACCATCGAGGCCCAGCAGCCAGTTTTTGGTCCAGCCTTCCCAGAGAGAGGCCAAGTCCCGGTACATGCGCAGGGTCAACCAGTCGAGCCCCAGCAGATAGCGCAGGCGGAATCCCTGGCCCTTGATCGCCCGAGCCAGGGCGAGATCCTCCACCACCTCGCCGGCCACGGCAGCGTGGCCACCAATAGCTCTGTAGGCCTGGCTGCGTAACAGCAGAAACGGACCCGCTGCAAAGGCGAGGGGATCGCAGGGATCATTAGCGCGCTCAATTGGAAAACCCAGGCCCAGCAAGCTGGCGATGATCGGCTGCACAAGCCACTCGGCCAGGCAGCCACAGGTGAGCCGCGGCGCCAGGGTGAGCAAATCTGCCCCGTGGGCAATGGCGTCTGTCAAGGCGGCCCGCAGCGCTCCCGGAGCGACGCGCACATCCGCATCGATGAAGATCAACCAGTCGCTTTCGAGCTCACTGCTGGCGCGAAAACAGGCCCAGTTTTTACCCACCCAGCGCTCCGCCGGCGGACGGGCACCCGCCGAAAGCAGACCAAAGCGTGGATCGCCTACGCCCGCCTCCAGGGCTAAGGCCGCAGTGGTGTCGCTTGAGTCGTCATCGACCACCAGCAGTGCCCAGTGCTCACAGGGCGCCTCGCTGGCGAGAATTGCCCGCACGCAGTCGCTGATGTTGTCCGCTTCGTTGTAGGCCGGCACCACCACGGTGCAGGAAGTAGGGGCAAGGAAGCTTCCTGATGGAGCTGGTTGAAGAGCTGGAGCTGCACTGAAGCTGCGTTCCAATAGGGCCAGCATCACCGCCAGACCAAGGCAGGAAATCAGCCCCCAGCCACTGGCCAGCGCGATCAAAATAGATGCGGAAGGTCCCAGGATTCAGCCGCTCCGCTGGCGCAGCAAGCGATCAGCCTCGGCGCGGCGACAAACCCGACGAAAGGGTGCAAGGCCAATGCCGAACAATTCCTCAAACAGCTGATTGGCGGCCATCACCGAAGCCAGGCCACAGCGATGCACCTGCTGCTCAAGGGGCATTTGCGGTTGGGCTGCAATGCCCTCAAACAGCCGACTAAGCCGAATGTGCTGGAGCGTCTGAAACGGTGTCTTGCCGCGGCAGTGGTCAAAGCAGAGATCGAGCCACTCAGCGCTTACACCGATCGAATAAGCCACCACCTCCAGCTCGATCTGCTCGGAA from Cyanobium sp. Tous-M-B4 harbors:
- a CDS encoding glycosyltransferase family 2 protein, encoding MIALASGWGLISCLGLAVMLALLERSFSAAPALQPAPSGSFLAPTSCTVVVPAYNEADNISDCVRAILASEAPCEHWALLVVDDDSSDTTAALALEAGVGDPRFGLLSAGARPPAERWVGKNWACFRASSELESDWLIFIDADVRVAPGALRAALTDAIAHGADLLTLAPRLTCGCLAEWLVQPIIASLLGLGFPIERANDPCDPLAFAAGPFLLLRSQAYRAIGGHAAVAGEVVEDLALARAIKGQGFRLRYLLGLDWLTLRMYRDLASLWEGWTKNWLLGLDGDVAKALAAGAVVVQLYAVPWLLLPPALLLAWRSPLPLSWLPALAALLAIALQLAIRLWSRRHFGTPLNWWWLAGLGGLLIGAMAPVSVIKTISGRGWTWRGRSLHM